From Daphnia pulicaria isolate SC F1-1A chromosome 11, SC_F0-13Bv2, whole genome shotgun sequence, the proteins below share one genomic window:
- the LOC124315094 gene encoding nucleosome-remodeling factor subunit NURF301-like isoform X1 has product MSSRGGRRRGRPPKSSYTTPHFLNSRSNVIEKPKWFLSRDGVANDNGPTGSRASSPGGSVGSFTQQYSAKKHISVTPFKKRGRKAGTRGNRGGKAYVPRPSLVITRGNDYHYGSDFDSGSDSDGPPSQGEDAELDVESDVDIPISEPESDELDDNASDISMSNQSSSMRKIVESSIKSIPTPLPIWLQSDQDLPVLTLPKSSEDLLLPTHQVLPACAIYEVLRKFSSEVRLSPFRLEDFMAALQSEEMTTLLAEVHVQLLKSMLREEDVQQTWFGPLDQKDSTNSVLNFADTLTWPEVMRIYMQSDPTFAPALSLLESCEYPFTTCDVRLNLLKFLTDHFLCNTAVRQEFLSEGNIKYNDHCRVCHKVGDLLCCETCPAVYHLHCLDPPLEHVPNEDWQCPICTAQLCKGVTDCISDVERSGFLCRQESLGYDRHGRKYWFIARRIFVEETGSREEIDGDEETIAVEDRKTWYYSSPHQFEQLLAALDKTDFEKALCQELYNLRPEILRQMALTIQLTNENKGNNKSYLELDEEVAREASQTVVKVEKEEDDEADENLSVDAIKTEKEKIETEEVVEECGVEVDDDFMQQLHVESEPKVEPEETPTTGTPTANGTYSTRSKTGTIVARTYVDMKRRNLTTNGSGGVTIKEERSGTPTKSKSQSPLPSDVIFKLGMEGRHKTYVNQYTSNPLALNKNQAAEERDRKRYLSHKFSITGCGEFKWLGSTFGNRTIMQQTVRSTLLQLHSQLPAIFMHPNWAGSMRKSWIQAVNQSVSPTDLGRVLSILVACIRPVVFSSVWHESLGHIRLQRQTALEREERKKVDKKEKKDKELEEEMHRLHTVHYTKGLKHQIWKHKGEEFRLHGQWGWLWLSATRLLRRLDARKCGLRAGPWRIITCTQEEGSESRYIQCDPASGVEIYEIPSSDPAMEVVDVCAAMNDTNRRVYPKIAKKAKLDSLLDWRLKLKTAEEKNLLKTEKAPLPLKKEEVNVTNRKLTMAEMEARLEQLRKHRLTFARCYSYKCGGDSCYSPTCRAIKPLEAAILQEKEEEAKQKAALVKRRIYSNESTQGPLPLKRADDEIRSKKKKAPVKYPMMSKYMTKSNKRTIFVLPDHELKHLARRHGQGYVQGFHHGPKNNSPAWIYPSARPLFKNVWFFRTNGLQSLSTFALQVRILWACLRWEEMVTKAGNMGMDGKNQTTTDTEITTTDILKHRHIGRFLERTQYFQRRVVIPLDVPKTVREVTPSRSGLRKRKMVEAPKLSQPIVTEEWVDEDRLELWVIKQYHERIEKAAAMAAAASTTTSTPHLTRLKSTPQTMGPGGKPMTMEELKAQAEQQLRAQRTAHQLKSTTPGTPTGVVRLTLPAGNKVMLPGNKLLSTPSGATGSPMGRRILITKDGKTSQVVKTTVASPSGSAQPVLIAPSPGVAAATPTVNKLQISRGPDGKIEIRGLKPGQQLLKLSDGRFTIVSPAQPMITAQPAPAQAQTQIQPAAASDGTGTKTVVVQKAVTIAGQKTTSQIVLPAGTNTAMLAQHLASGKLQLSSVNGQQVIIRPAATPASAGSATVVKTGDTPTVVVAGQQQPAKPMMQVIQTAQGQKIIVQNLQGGSLTPQQLAAIQEQLKGQMMARTNQPGGNNKPITFAVRTSVAGATVATVSTTAAVTTTVAPTSTETSTTPAAVVSTPAVAAAVATPTTPATTTGAATVTANQNKVDEPYTVTPDYVVQALRNSLKGGNLHPDLEQKVLTRLREQEKAKRDDAEVETPTYFAASNRKRTTSGASWIDDVDTSTAMTPATGTDSKTIRPPARKIARVIEAPSTPVSSKIVSGATPANDAAADLREQKNKERAMKAAQRAKEKRHQSTCARLQGLLNRSSESLKKEILRKRASLEKELRSAITKEISALQLPSPVRQAPVTVSENQAVGVKKKEPKLQELPVVQPKATPRRNQRKRKLSSPLSPQKTLNEPEPGTSQDEEDYDASPASMPPTSKRNSKRTLSESGCSAGDKIELYCICRKPYDNSKFYVGCDLCTNWFHGDCVGITEAMSQTMTEFVCNGCKAGKTVAPRELFCLCRQPYDDSQFYIGCDRCGDWLHGRCVGVLQTESESIDEYKCPNCEPQGAFNYANTKTLGTRDYEELRKLLRQLQTHKSSWPFREPVDVKDVPDYYQVIKDPMDLQMVETKIIERRYQRLVEFIGDITKIFENCRYYNPKGSNFYRCATSLESFFVPRLKLLRSSMSN; this is encoded by the exons ATGTCGTCGAGAGGCGGTAGGAGACGCGGGAGGCCGCCTAAATCATCTTATACAACACCACACTTCCTAAATTCCCGATCGAACGTTATCGAGAAGCCTAAATGGTTTTTGTCTCGTGATGGAGTGGCTAATGACAATGGTCCAACTGGGTCTAGAGCTAGTTCACCGGGAGGCAGTGTGGGGAGTTTCACACAACAATACAGTGCCAAAAAACATATTTCAGTAACTCCATTCAAGAAACGTGGAAGGAAAGCGGGTACAAGAGGCAACAGAGGTGGCAAAGCATACGTGCCTAGGCCTTCGTTGGTCATTACCAGGGGTAATGATTATCATTATGgctcagactttgactctggtAGTGATTCTGATGGGCCTCCGAGCCAAGGAGAAGATGCAGAGTTGGATGTTGAGAGTGACGTGGACATACCAATTAGCGAGCCAGAGAGTGATGAACTGGATGATAATGCCTCAGATATCTCCATGTCTAATCAAAGTTCCTCTATGCGAAAAATTGTTGAATCCAGTATAAAGTCTATACCCACTCCACTCCCTATTTGGCTCCAGTCCGATCAAGATTTACCAGTGTTGACTCTACCCAAATCTTCTGAAGACCTTCTCTTGCCTACACACCAAGTGCTACCTGCTTGTGCGATTTACGAAGTCCTACGCAAGTTTAGCAGTGAG GTGAGGCTCTCTCCTTTTCGACTCGAGGATTTCATGGCCGCTCTTCAATCGGAAGAAATGACAACTCTTTTGGCGGAAGTCCATGTTCAACTCTTAAAGTCCATGCTTCGAGAGGAAGACGTACAACAAACTTGGTTTGGACCACTGGACCAGAAAGACAGCACAAATTCTGTGTTAAACTTTGCTGACACGCTGACGTGGCCAGAAGTCATGCGGATATACATGCAGAGTGACCCGACCTTTGCACCTGCACTCTCTTTACTTGAATCCTGCGAATATCCTTTTACTACATGCGACGTCCGTCTGAACCTCCTCAAGTTTCTTACTGACCATTTTCTCTGCAATACGGCTGTCCGACAAGAGTTCCTTAGCGAGG GAAACATCAAATATAATGACCATTGTCGAGTTTGCCACAAAGTTGGAGATTTGCTCTGCTGTGAGACATGCCCAGCCGTCTATCACCTCCACTGTCTCGACCCGCCACTGGAGCACGTTCCAAACGAGGATTGGCAGTGTCCTATATGCACGGCCCAACTATGCAAAGGAGTAACTGATTGTATAAGTGATGTTGAACGATCCGGTTTTCTCTGCCGACAA GAATCTTTGGGCTACGACCGACACGGACGCAAATACTGGTTTATTGCCAGACGGATCTTTGTCGAAGAAACTGGCAGCCGGGAAGAAATTGACGGAGATGAAGAAACTATTGCCGTGGAGGACCGTAAAACTTGGTACTACTCCAGTCCCCATCAGTTTGAACAGTTGCTTGCAGCTTTGGACAAGACAGATTTTGAAAAGGCTCTTTGTCAAGAACTATACAATCTAAGGCCGGAAATATTGAGGCAGATGGCTCTCACGATACAGCTGACAAACGAGAATAAAG GCAACAACAAATCATATCTCGAACTTGACGAAGAAGTTGCAAGGGAGGCCTCTCAGACGgtcgtcaaagttgaaaaagaagaagatgacgaggCTGATGAGAACCTCTCTGtcgatgcaatcaaaacagagaaggaaaaaatagaaactgaggAGGTGGTTGAAGAATGCGGTGTTGAAGTGGATGACGATTTCATGCAACAATTGCATGTGGAATCTGAACCTAAAGTAGAGCCTGAAGAAACGCCTACTACCGGTACACCAACAGCCAACGGAACTTACTCTACGCGCTCCAAGACCGGCACCATTGTGGCACGCACCTATGTCGACATGAAACGGCGAAATTTAACAACCAACGGTTCTGGCGGAGTCACTATTAAGGAGGAAAGAAGTGGCACCCCTACCAAATCAAAATCTCAATCTCCTTTACCCTCCGACGTCATCTTTAAATTGGGCATGGAAGGACGGCACAAGACGTACGTCAACCAGTACACGAGCAATCCACTTGCGCTCAACAAAAACCAGGCAGCAGAGGAGAGAGACCGCAAGCGTTACTTGTCGCACAAGTTCTCCATTACGGGTTGCGGCGAGTTTAAGTGGTTGGGCAGTACATTTGGCAACCGCACTATCATGCAGCAAACTGTTCGTTCCACCTTGCTCCAACTGCACTCTCAATTGCCGGCTATTTTCATGCATCCAAACTGGGCTGGGAGTATGCGAAAGTCTTGGATCCAAGCTGTCAATCAAAGCGTCTCGCCAACAGACCTCGGTCGTGTCCTCTCCATCCTGGTTGCGTGCATCCGCCCGgttgttttctcttccgtTTGGCACGAGTCACTTGGTCACATTCGACTTCAACGACAGACGGCCCTTGAACGCGAAGAGCGGAAGAAGGTGgacaagaaggagaagaaggatAAAGAACTGGAAGAAGAGATGCATCGACTACACACCGTCCATTACACCAAAGGCCTCAAGCACCAG ATCTGGAAGCACAAAGGTGAAGAGTTTCGTCTTCACGGTCAATGGGGTTGGCTATGGTTGTCCGCAACTCGCCTTTTACGACGTCTTGATGCCAGGAAATGCGGATTAAGAGCTGGACCCTGGCGAATCATCACTTGTACTCAAG AAGAAGGCTCGGAATCTCGCTACATTCAGTGTGATCCGGCATCTGGCGTCGAAATTTATGAAATCCCATCTTCTGATCCAGCGATGGAAGTTGTTGATGTCTGTGCTGCTATGAACGACACCAACCGCCGTGTTTATCCTAAAATCGCCAAGAAAGCCAAGTTAGATTCGTTGCTCGATTGGCGCCTCAAATTGAAGACGGCCGAAGAGAAAAATCTTCTCAAAACCGAAAAGGCCCCGCTGCcactaaaaaaagaggaagtcAACGTCACAAATCGCAAATTGACCATGGCAGAAATGGAAGCACGACTGGAACAACTACGAAAGCACCGGCTCACTTTCGCGCGCTGCTATTCTTACAAGTGTGGTGGTGATAGTTGCTACTCTCCCACTTGCCGGGCCATCAAACCTCTAGAAGCTGCAATCTtgcaagagaaagaagaagaagcgaagcAAAAAGCTGCACTAGTTAAAAGACGGATTTACTCGAACGAATCGACGCAGGGTCCTCTACCACTAAAGCGTGCTGATGACGAAATTcgatctaaaaagaaaaaggcgccTGTGAAATACCCGATGATGTCCAAATATATGACAAAGAGCAACAAACGGACCATCTTCGTCCTGCCCGATCACGAATTGAAGCATCTAGCCCGACGTCACGGTCAAGGATACGTTCAAGGCTTCCACCACGGCCCAAAGAATAACTCTCCGGCTTGGATCTACCCATCGGCCAGGCCGTTGTTCAAGAATGTCTGGTTTTTCCGCACAAACGGCCTCCAGTCTTTGAGCACGTTCGCTTTGCAAGTTCGAATCCTCTGGGCGTGTCTCCGTTGGGAAGAAATGGTGACCAAAGCTGGCAACATGGGCATGGACGGTAAAAACCAAACGACCACCGACACGGAGATTACCACCACCGATATCTTGAAGCATCGTCACATCGGGCGGTTTCTTGAACGCACACAGTACTTTCAACGGCGTGTGGTTATTCCACTCGATGTCCCCAAAACGGTCAGAGAAGTCACTCCGTCTCGTTCCGGATTGCGTAAGCGCAAGATGGTGGAAGCGCCCAAATTGTCGCAACCCATTGTCACCGAGGAATGGGTGGATGAAGATCGCTTGGAACTTTGGGTCATCAAGCAGTACCACGAGCGTATCGAAAAAGCCGCTGCGATGGCAGCTGCAGCTAGTACGACCACCTCTACACCTCACCTTACTCGACtcaagagcacaccacagaCTATGGGACCTGGAGGTAAACCTATGACGATGGAGGAACTCAAAGCTCAGGCCGAACAGCAGTTGCGCGCCCAACGTACTGCCCATCAACTGAAGAGCACCACTCCTGGAACGCCGACTGGTGTTGTCCGTCTAACTCTTCCCGCCGGAAACAAAGTTATGTTGCCTGGAAACAAGTTGCTGTCTACGCCCTCTGGGGCCACTGGAAGTCCTATGGGCCGGCGCATTCTCATCACCAAAGATGGTAAAACATCTCAAGTTGTTAAGACGACGGTGGCTTCACCTTCAGGATCTGCCCAGCCTGTGCTAATTGCTCCTAGTCCTGGCGTCGCGGCTGCTACACCTACCGTTAATAAATTGCAAATCTCTCGCGGTCCCGACGGCAAGATTGAAATTCGTGGCTTGAAACCAGGCCAGCAACTTCTGAAACTAAGCGATGGCCGCTTTACGATCGTTTCACCTGCTCAACCTATGATAACCGCCCAACCAGCGCCAGCTCAAGCACAGACCCAAATCCAACCTGCTGCAGCCAGCGACGGAACAGGAACCAAAACTGTTGTTGTTCAAAAAGCTGTAACCATCGCTGGTCAGAAAACAACGAGTCAAATTGTTCTGCCGGCTGGTACCAACACTGCAATGCTGGCTCAGCACCTAGCGTCTGGAAAACTTCAGCTAAGTTCAGTCAACGGTCAACAGGTTATTATCCGACCAGCCGCAACTCCCGCTTCCGCTGGTTCAGCAACCGTGGTCAAAACGGGCGATACACCAACTGTAGTCGTGGCCGGCCAACAGCAGCCAGCTAAACCCATGATGCAAGTGATACAGACGGCTCAAGGTCAGAAGATCATTGTGCAGAATCTGCAAGGTGGTTCCCTTACTCCCCAACAACTAGCTGCCATTCAAGAACAGCTCAAGGGACAGATGATGGCTCGTACCAATCAGCCAGGAGGCAACAACAAACCCATCACATTTGCTGTTCGGACATCAGTAGCTGGCGCAACCGTTGCTACAGTTTCTACAACGGCTGCTGTTACCACTACCGTCGCTCCGACTTCTAC CGAAACGTCTACGACGCCCGCTGCCGTTGTTTCGACACCCGCtgtagctgctgctgtcgcCACCCCCACAACGCCGGCAACCACGACTGGCGCTGCGACTGTCACggcaaatcaaaacaaagtgGATGAACCGTATACTGTTACTCCCGACTATGTCGTACAAGCGCTCCGCAATTCATTGAAGGGAGGAAATCTTCATCCGGACCTTGAGCAGAAAGTGTTGACGCGCTTGCGTGAGCAGGAGAAAGCGAAAAGGGATGACGCCGAGGTGGAGACTCCTACCTATTTTGCCGCATCCAATAGGAAACGGACGACGTCCGGCGCGTCTTGGATTGATGACGTCGATACCTCAACTGCGATGACCCCCGCAACTGGAACGGATAGTAAAACGATCAGACCACCGGCTCGCAAGATTGCTCGGGTAATTGAGGCCCCCAGCACGCCTGTCTCCTCCAAGATTGTCAGCGGGGCGACACCGGCTAACGATGCAGCTGCTGATTTGCGCGAGCAAAAGAACAAGGAACGTGCAATGAAGGCCGCTCAACGAGCCAAGGAGAAACGCCACCAGTCGACCTGTGCCCGTCTGCAGGGCCTGTTGAATAGAAGTTCCGAGTCGCTAAAGAAGGAAATTCTGCGCAAACGTGCCTCGTTGGAAAAAGAATTGCGATCTGCCATCACGAAGGAGATCTCAGCGCTACAGTTGCCTTCGCCAGTTCGACAAGCTCCTGTCACAGTCTCGGAAAATCAAGCGGTCGGCGTTAAGAAAAAGGAGCCAAAGTTGCAAGAATTGCCCGTTGTTCAACCGAAAGCCACACCTCGACGGAATCAGAGGAAACGCAAGTTATCATCACCGTTGAGCCCTCAAAAGACTTTGAATGAGCCCGAACCTGGCACTTCGCAAGATGAAGAGGACTATGATGCATCACCCGCGTCAATGCCACCGACATCCAAGAGGAATTCCAAACGAACTTTGTCGGAAAGTGGATGCAGCGCTGGCGACAAGATAGAACTTTACTGTATCTGTCGCAAACCGTACGACAATTCCAAGTTCTACGTCGGTTGTGACTTGTGTACGAATTGGTTTCATGGAGACTGTGTCGGCATCACGGAGGCCATGTCGCAAACGATGACGGAATTTGTGTGTAATGGTTGTAAAGCGGGAAAAACGGTGGCGCCTCGTGAACTGTTCTGCCTTTGCCGACAGCCGTACGATGACTCGCAGTTCTACATCGGCTGCGATCGCTGTGGAGATTGGTTGCATGGTCGCTGCGTCGGCGTTCTGCAAACGGAATCGGAGTCGATCGACGAGTACAAGTGCCCCAACTGTGAGCCGCAGGGAGCCTTCAACTACGCCAACACGAAGACCCTTGGCACTCGCGATTACGAGGAACTACGCAAGCTTCTACGGCAGTTGCAGACCCACAAGAGCTCCTGGCCGTTCCGTGAGCCTGTCGATGTCAAGGATGTCCCCGACTACTATCAAGTCATCAAGGATCCTATGGACTTGCAGATGGTTGAGACCAAGATTATAGAGAGACGCTACCAACGACTGGTGGAGTTTATCGGCGACATCACCAAGATCTTTGAAAACTGTCGCTATTACAATCCCAAAGGGTCCAACttctaccgttgcgccacatCCCTCGAATCGTTTTTTGTGCCCCGACTCAAATTGTTGCGCTCGTCCATGTCCAACTGA